A single Sciurus carolinensis unplaced genomic scaffold, mSciCar1.2, whole genome shotgun sequence DNA region contains:
- the Syce1 gene encoding synaptonemal complex central element protein 1 translates to MAARPRPATAEPEGAADPAQGAEGAGGQDVSTQKIEGLMEMVKKLQKAGSLEPQIEVLINRINEVQQAKKKASEELGEARTVWDALQKELDSLHEEKVQLKEILSKKQESLRIFRLHCQEKEGEAQRKHTLLQECKERISTLNSQIEEEKNKQRQLRLDFEEQLEDLMGQHKDLWEFHRPEQLAREICALDSSKEQLLKEEKLVEVKLEDVKHRLCSLCRPEGPSTLNEGLFLRSQEAAAAVQLFTEENQKAEELLEAAAQHHQQLQQRCQQLQQKRQRLKEELEKYGLQVPTQTQSVQEEGADPQKPQDPRSP, encoded by the exons GGCAGGACGTGTCTACACAAAAAATTGAAGGCTTGATGGAAATGGTGAAAAAACTGCAGAAAG CGGGAAGTCTAGAGCCCCAGATTGAGGTCCTGATTAACCGAATTAATGAGGTTCAGCAAG caaaaaagaaagccagtgaGGAACTGGGAGAGGCCCGAACTGTCTGGGATGCCCTACAGAAGGAACTTGACTCCC TGCATGAAGAAAAAGTACAACTGAAGGAGATTTTGAGCAAAAAGCAAG AATCCCTGAGGATCTTTCGCTTACACTGCCAGGAGAAGGAAGGTGAGGCACAGAG GAAGCACACACTGTTGCAGGAGTGCAAGGAGAGAATTTCTACCCTGAACTCCCAGattgaggaagagaaaaacaaacaaagacaGCTGAG GTTGGATTTCGAGGAACAGCTAGAAGATCTGATGGGCCAGCACAAGGACCTCTGGGAATTTCAC AGACCAGAGCAGCTTGCAAGGGAGATCTGTGCCCTGGACAGCAGCAAGGAGCAGCTGCTCAAGGAAG AGAAGCTGGTTGAGGTGAAGCTGGAGGATGTAAAGCATCGACTGTGCTCCCTCTGCAGGCCTGAGGGGCCCTCCACCCTCAATGAGGGGCTCTTCCTCCgcagccaggaggcagcagcagcagt GCAGCTATTCACAGAAGAGAACCAGAAGGCTGAGGAGCTCCTGGAGGCTGCAGCCCAGCACCACCAGCAGCTGCAGCAGAGGTGCCAGCAGCTGCAGCAGAAGCGGCAGAG GCTGAAGGAAGAGCTGGAAAAGTATGGGTTGCAAGTACCTACTCAGACCCAGAGTGTGCAAGAGGAAGGAGCTGACCCACAAAAG CCCCAAGACCCTAGAAGTCCATGA